In Flavobacterium praedii, the DNA window TGATTGCTTCAAATGTATTTTTCCTAATTATTTTTAAAAACATTGATTAAACAAAATCCGATTTTAAAATCGAGTACAAATTCAAATCAATAAAGGTATCATACAGCAATTCACCTTGTCGAATCACTCCTTCTTTGGTAAAGTTTAATTTTTCGGGAATGGTTTTACTTTTGAAATTTTCGGTTCCGCATTTAATTTCGATTCTATTTAATTGCAATTCCGAAAAACAAAAATCAATAATCGCCTTGCAGGATTTGGTCACACTACCTTTTCCTTGAAATCCTTCAATAATCCAATATCCAATTTCTCCAATTTTGTTTTGACCGTCTATTTTATACACGCCTATTCGGCCAATTACAATTGAATTTTCAACAATTACAAAAGCATATTCGTTTCCGTCTTTATTTCTTTGCATCGTTCCATTTACAAAATTTTGAGCAAATTCAACAGTTTGCATTCGGTCAACGAAAGGCAACCAAGGACGCAAATGAGTTCTGTTAGCGTCAACCATTTCAAAAATGGGTTGTGCATGATTTTCGTTAATCAATTCAAGTTTTAAGGTATTATCGATGATAATTGTCATTTTACAATATTTTAAAATTATTAAAATATAAATATTTTATATTGGAATAAACAAATTTAGAAAAAGTAATAAATTTCAAATAAATTCTCACTAATCGTCAAACCCAGATTCTGTATTAAAAATTTTCCGCATCTGAATCCAGACACCTTAAAAAAATTACTCAATATATTCCAATATATCTCCCGGCTGA includes these proteins:
- a CDS encoding GNAT family N-acetyltransferase, with protein sequence MTIIIDNTLKLELINENHAQPIFEMVDANRTHLRPWLPFVDRMQTVEFAQNFVNGTMQRNKDGNEYAFVIVENSIVIGRIGVYKIDGQNKIGEIGYWIIEGFQGKGSVTKSCKAIIDFCFSELQLNRIEIKCGTENFKSKTIPEKLNFTKEGVIRQGELLYDTFIDLNLYSILKSDFV